One stretch of Riemerella columbina DNA includes these proteins:
- a CDS encoding inorganic pyrophosphatase, which translates to MIPKFKAHPWHGISAGEKAPDVVTVYVEIVPSDTIKYEVDKESGYLKVDRPQKFSNIIPALYGFVPQTYCDEEVKKLAIESGATDVTMGDHDPLDICVLSSHNIHAGNLLMDAIPIGGFKMIDKGEADDKIIAVMVGDQAYGHMKDISDLPEAEVQRLKHYFLTYKNLPYEQASCRIDETYGAEHAKQVIEASLKDYKTNYGEEK; encoded by the coding sequence ATGATTCCAAAATTCAAAGCACACCCTTGGCACGGCATCTCGGCAGGCGAAAAAGCACCAGATGTGGTGACCGTTTATGTGGAAATTGTTCCATCTGACACCATTAAATACGAAGTGGACAAAGAAAGTGGTTACCTAAAAGTAGATAGACCGCAGAAGTTTTCTAACATTATCCCTGCGCTTTATGGCTTTGTGCCGCAAACTTATTGCGATGAAGAAGTGAAAAAACTCGCGATAGAAAGCGGCGCTACCGATGTTACTATGGGCGATCACGACCCGTTGGACATCTGCGTGCTCAGCTCTCACAACATCCACGCGGGTAATCTTTTGATGGATGCCATCCCTATCGGTGGGTTTAAAATGATTGACAAAGGCGAAGCTGATGATAAAATTATTGCAGTGATGGTGGGCGACCAAGCTTATGGGCATATGAAAGACATCTCTGACCTTCCAGAAGCTGAAGTACAAAGGCTAAAACACTACTTCCTCACTTATAAAAATCTACCTTACGAGCAAGCCTCTTGCAGAATTGATGAAACTTATGGTGCAGAACACGCCAAACAAGTGATTGAAGCTTCTCTAAAAGATTATAAAACCAACTACGGAGAAGAAAAATAA
- a CDS encoding BatD family protein translates to MKLKIYISFFLMMIGIWGQAQTLASMLNKTKVALGEPAVLKIKISNLEGKDVIAAPKNELLPFHFEEIKDEISQDSDEYSRVIEFAIFEEGHFKIPPLEFKIGGKIHTTIPYEVEVVNTAQKDDQLLDIMDNKRVDLGWRDYWDLYKIYVLGVLAALALAYLIYFFIKYGRKKIAESKTPTNQTLKALEQLKKKKYIQNGNYRSFYVELIDITRAFLEAQYHIPAEVLLTDDLIALMKKDNKIAKENEQIVEAVFLRGDLVKFAKTIPDQDLMETDYQDIVDFVKRSYQDLEFENLRKDV, encoded by the coding sequence ATGAAGTTAAAAATTTATATTAGTTTCTTTTTGATGATGATTGGCATTTGGGGACAAGCTCAGACCTTGGCTTCTATGCTAAATAAAACCAAAGTAGCGTTGGGAGAGCCCGCCGTTCTCAAAATTAAAATCAGTAATTTAGAAGGGAAAGATGTGATAGCGGCACCCAAAAACGAGTTGTTACCATTTCATTTTGAGGAGATTAAAGATGAAATCAGCCAAGACTCTGATGAATATTCTCGGGTGATAGAATTTGCCATTTTTGAAGAAGGACACTTTAAAATTCCGCCGTTGGAGTTTAAGATTGGCGGAAAAATCCACACTACGATTCCTTATGAAGTGGAGGTGGTTAATACCGCTCAAAAAGATGACCAACTCCTTGATATTATGGATAATAAAAGGGTAGATTTAGGCTGGCGAGACTATTGGGATTTGTATAAAATCTATGTTTTAGGCGTGTTGGCAGCGTTGGCATTGGCTTATCTGATTTACTTTTTCATTAAATATGGAAGAAAAAAAATAGCGGAGTCCAAAACGCCAACCAACCAAACCTTGAAGGCTTTGGAGCAACTGAAAAAGAAAAAATACATCCAAAACGGCAATTATAGAAGCTTCTATGTGGAGCTGATTGACATTACCAGAGCGTTTTTAGAGGCGCAGTACCATATTCCTGCGGAAGTTTTGCTCACAGATGATTTAATTGCACTAATGAAAAAAGACAACAAAATAGCAAAAGAAAATGAACAAATCGTGGAAGCGGTGTTTCTGCGCGGTGATTTGGTGAAGTTTGCGAAAACCATTCCAGACCAAGATTTAATGGAAACCGATTACCAAGACATTGTCGATTTTGTGAAGCGCTCTTATCAAGATTTAGAATTTGAAAACCTAAGGAAAGATGTTTAA
- a CDS encoding DUF58 domain-containing protein, which translates to MEVKDIIKKVRQIEIRTKKRTEAALMGQYHSSLKGQGMAFSEVRQYQFGDDVRRIDWNKTARFREPFIKVMEEERELTILLLVDISASMNYGTHTALKKEYAAEICASLGFSAAGNNDKVGLILFADQVYHAIPPQKGRKHILTLLSHILSADDVPAKTNVGAALEYVMNVFKKKSFLFLLSDFNDKINEKTLSIVARKHQLLGISIADEKDMQIPEVGYVHFKDAETGQTIWVNTSNARFRYQYTEEQKQHQQSVKERFQRNSAHFIALPTGADYATVLYHYFQKK; encoded by the coding sequence ATGGAAGTTAAAGACATTATCAAAAAAGTAAGGCAGATAGAAATCCGCACTAAGAAAAGGACGGAAGCCGCTCTGATGGGGCAATATCATAGTTCCTTAAAAGGGCAAGGTATGGCATTTTCGGAGGTGCGGCAGTATCAGTTTGGAGATGATGTGCGGCGTATAGATTGGAATAAAACCGCGCGTTTCCGAGAGCCTTTTATCAAGGTAATGGAGGAGGAGCGGGAGCTGACCATTCTTCTGTTGGTGGATATTTCCGCCTCGATGAATTATGGCACACACACCGCATTAAAAAAGGAATACGCCGCAGAAATATGCGCAAGTTTGGGGTTTTCAGCGGCAGGAAATAACGATAAAGTCGGTTTGATTTTATTTGCTGATCAGGTTTACCACGCCATACCGCCACAAAAGGGGCGCAAGCATATTTTAACTTTGCTCAGCCATATTTTGTCCGCAGACGATGTACCTGCCAAAACCAATGTGGGCGCTGCATTAGAATATGTGATGAATGTTTTTAAAAAGAAATCGTTTTTATTTCTATTATCTGATTTTAATGATAAAATCAATGAGAAAACGCTAAGCATAGTGGCGAGAAAGCATCAATTGTTGGGTATTAGCATCGCTGATGAGAAAGATATGCAAATTCCAGAAGTGGGCTATGTACACTTTAAAGATGCGGAAACTGGGCAAACCATTTGGGTCAATACCTCTAATGCCCGTTTTAGATACCAATATACGGAGGAACAAAAGCAACATCAACAGAGCGTAAAGGAGCGTTTTCAGCGGAATTCGGCTCATTTTATTGCATTGCCTACAGGGGCAGATTATGCCACGGTGCTGTACCATTATTTTCAGAAAAAGTAA
- a CDS encoding vWA domain-containing protein gives MGWYLDNYWYLLLLLLLLPLGYGLFSYVRWKIRARRRFAEERFQEMLLSPLKPRYTQLFSVMYLLAVLFLILAMVDVLGGKEEVKVQQKMNNVVFLVDLSTSMNAQDVGNDRLSVAKNIVISTMQRMKNDRVGLVVFAGDAQSVMPLTTDYTAAEGFVAGLETSVMLHQGTDFQKGVQVAVEKFKNLAPSSGKIVLISDGEDHEGNEGSAIKEAEKKGVQIISVGVGTAQGAPIPEYVYGQLMGYKMDLMGETVISKRETQALLQLSNSTGGIYIDGNEPEKAVDQIIKALNQNAKGSTTLVQSQTAVHYYQYFLMVAFVLFFIIYLTNPKRDFNI, from the coding sequence ATGGGTTGGTATTTAGATAATTACTGGTATTTGTTGTTGCTGTTACTCTTGTTGCCGCTGGGGTATGGGCTGTTTAGCTATGTGCGGTGGAAAATACGAGCACGCCGCCGTTTCGCAGAGGAAAGGTTTCAAGAAATGCTGTTGAGCCCGCTCAAACCAAGATACACCCAACTATTTTCGGTGATGTATCTGTTGGCGGTATTATTTCTGATTTTAGCTATGGTAGATGTGCTGGGAGGCAAGGAAGAAGTTAAAGTTCAGCAAAAAATGAACAATGTGGTGTTTTTAGTGGATTTATCCACTTCTATGAATGCGCAAGATGTGGGGAACGACAGGCTTTCGGTAGCTAAAAACATCGTTATTTCTACGATGCAAAGAATGAAAAATGATAGGGTAGGCTTGGTGGTTTTTGCTGGAGATGCACAATCGGTAATGCCGCTAACTACAGATTATACGGCAGCAGAGGGCTTTGTGGCAGGTTTAGAAACTTCGGTGATGCTACACCAAGGTACTGATTTTCAGAAGGGTGTGCAGGTTGCGGTGGAAAAGTTTAAAAACCTTGCGCCAAGCTCAGGGAAAATCGTCCTCATCAGCGATGGGGAAGACCACGAGGGCAACGAAGGTTCCGCCATTAAAGAAGCCGAAAAGAAAGGCGTTCAGATTATTAGCGTAGGGGTGGGCACGGCACAAGGAGCGCCCATTCCAGAATATGTATATGGGCAGTTGATGGGCTACAAAATGGATTTAATGGGCGAAACGGTAATTTCTAAGCGAGAGACCCAAGCTTTGCTCCAACTTTCTAACAGTACTGGCGGCATTTATATTGATGGTAATGAACCAGAAAAGGCTGTAGATCAAATTATTAAAGCCCTTAATCAGAATGCGAAAGGGAGCACCACGCTGGTACAATCCCAAACGGCGGTGCATTATTATCAATATTTTTTAATGGTGGCGTTCGTTTTATTTTTTATCATTTATTTAACAAATCCTAAGCGTGATTTTAACATTTAA
- a CDS encoding RrF2 family transcriptional regulator: MFSKACKYGIKAAVFIAIESMQNRRVKLPDVVENIGSPEAFTAKILSQLTKANIIRSVKGPYGGFEIEKERLNQIKVKAIVEAIDGNMLFSACGMGFLSCGDENPCPLHFKYTQVRNEINKMLDSTTLLEMATDVKNQKTKLLIS; this comes from the coding sequence ATGTTCTCCAAGGCGTGTAAATATGGGATTAAGGCAGCGGTGTTCATCGCAATAGAGTCGATGCAAAATCGGCGGGTAAAACTCCCTGATGTGGTAGAAAATATCGGTAGCCCCGAGGCATTTACCGCTAAAATTTTGAGCCAACTGACCAAAGCCAACATCATCCGCTCTGTCAAGGGGCCATATGGCGGTTTTGAGATTGAAAAAGAACGCCTTAACCAAATCAAAGTGAAAGCCATTGTAGAAGCCATTGATGGCAATATGCTGTTTTCGGCGTGCGGTATGGGCTTCCTCTCTTGCGGCGATGAGAACCCTTGTCCACTCCATTTTAAATATACCCAAGTGCGAAACGAAATCAATAAAATGCTGGATTCCACCACGCTTTTGGAAATGGCAACCGATGTTAAAAACCAGAAAACCAAACTCTTAATCTCATAG
- a CDS encoding VWA domain-containing protein has translation MFNFEFHNPWFFLLFLGFIPLLLREKGAKNKNTVLVPTTEHMKPNNRLNMALVFLKISKYIILSALIIAMARPRTYSVSQDRDETKGVDIVLSIDVSLSMLAKDLGPDRLTALKKIAKTFIEQRENDRIGLVEYSGEAFMKVPLTSDHRVAVEELANFSPMDLEGGTNIGEGLAVAVNHLKNSKAKSKIIILMTDGVNTIENAMPPQVAAELAKNNGIKVYTIGIGSNGFALMPTRQDIFGDLVFTEEPVKIDEYTLQDIAQITGGKYFRATSNQSLEAVYKEIDQLEKSNIKVSKIYNYEEHFRPWLWVALVFILIDALLRWRLFRILN, from the coding sequence ATGTTTAATTTTGAGTTTCATAACCCGTGGTTTTTTCTGTTGTTCTTGGGCTTTATTCCATTGTTGTTGAGGGAAAAAGGCGCAAAGAATAAAAACACTGTGCTGGTGCCCACAACCGAGCATATGAAACCCAATAATCGCCTTAATATGGCGTTGGTTTTTCTGAAGATTTCTAAATATATCATCCTTTCGGCGCTGATTATCGCGATGGCACGCCCACGCACTTACAGCGTTTCTCAGGATAGAGATGAAACCAAGGGAGTGGATATTGTGCTATCTATTGATGTGTCGCTCAGTATGTTAGCGAAGGATTTGGGCCCCGACCGATTGACGGCGCTCAAGAAAATCGCCAAAACTTTTATAGAGCAAAGAGAAAATGATAGAATAGGGTTGGTGGAGTATTCTGGCGAGGCGTTTATGAAGGTGCCTTTAACTTCCGACCATCGCGTAGCGGTGGAGGAGTTGGCAAATTTTAGCCCTATGGATTTAGAGGGCGGAACCAACATCGGCGAGGGCTTAGCTGTGGCGGTCAATCACCTTAAAAATTCTAAAGCCAAAAGTAAAATTATCATCTTGATGACCGATGGCGTGAATACCATAGAAAACGCGATGCCACCGCAGGTTGCCGCAGAATTAGCCAAAAATAATGGCATTAAAGTCTACACCATTGGCATTGGGAGCAATGGGTTTGCGCTGATGCCTACACGGCAAGATATTTTCGGCGATTTGGTCTTCACGGAAGAGCCTGTCAAAATTGATGAATACACCCTGCAAGATATAGCGCAAATTACGGGTGGCAAGTACTTCCGTGCAACTTCTAACCAAAGTTTAGAGGCGGTGTATAAGGAAATAGATCAATTGGAAAAATCAAATATTAAGGTATCCAAAATTTATAATTATGAAGAGCATTTTCGCCCATGGCTTTGGGTGGCATTGGTATTCATTTTAATTGATGCCCTGTTACGTTGGCGGCTATTTAGGATTCTAAATTAA
- a CDS encoding DinB family protein: MNYHFVAHLQIRKNLQEVLREVSYENLLTIPDGFNNNIYWNIAHCVATQQLLHYYLSKNSFRIDTYWIEKYKKGTLPNFDIAESEIEDLSFLLTETSKVLMKDYDDGLFSDYTPYSTSFGLDLKNIKEAIIFNNAHESMHYGYILAQKRALMID; this comes from the coding sequence ATGAATTATCATTTTGTGGCACATCTGCAGATTAGAAAAAATTTGCAAGAAGTCCTAAGAGAAGTCTCTTATGAAAATCTACTGACCATACCAGATGGTTTTAATAATAATATTTATTGGAATATAGCCCATTGTGTGGCTACTCAGCAACTTTTGCATTATTATCTTAGCAAAAATTCATTTAGAATAGATACTTACTGGATTGAAAAATACAAGAAAGGAACGCTGCCTAATTTTGATATTGCCGAGTCCGAAATTGAAGATTTGAGTTTTCTACTGACAGAAACTTCCAAAGTGCTGATGAAGGATTATGATGATGGGCTATTCTCAGACTATACGCCATACAGCACCAGTTTTGGTTTAGATTTAAAAAATATTAAAGAAGCCATTATCTTTAATAATGCCCACGAAAGTATGCATTATGGCTATATTTTAGCCCAAAAACGCGCGTTAATGATTGATTAA
- a CDS encoding AAA family ATPase — MAELHQAEEIRILNEKVQVQNHYFKLLKEEINQVIIGQSYMIDRLLIGLLGNGHILLEGVPGLAKTLAIKTLSEALQGQFSRIQFTPDLLPADVVGTMIYNVKDNDFSIKKGPVFANFVLADEINRAPAKVQSALLEVMQEKQVTIGDETMQMPRPFLVMATQNPIDQEGTYLLPEAQTDRFMLKCTIDYPDFEEERKVMRMVSTSEIPKVKPVVSLAQVMEGKALIHQIYLDEKIEKYILDMVFATRYPERYGLSELKNYISFGASPRASISMAIASRALAFIKGRAFVIPEDVKEIAPDVLRHRIGLSFEAEAENVTSDQLIDRILARVQAP, encoded by the coding sequence ATGGCAGAATTACATCAAGCGGAAGAAATAAGAATTCTAAACGAAAAAGTACAAGTTCAAAATCACTATTTTAAACTTTTAAAAGAGGAAATTAACCAAGTGATTATTGGGCAATCTTATATGATAGATCGCCTACTCATCGGGCTTTTAGGGAATGGGCATATCCTTTTAGAAGGCGTACCAGGATTGGCAAAAACTTTAGCGATAAAAACCTTGTCAGAAGCGCTACAAGGGCAGTTTTCCAGAATCCAGTTTACGCCTGATTTACTACCTGCCGATGTGGTTGGGACGATGATTTATAATGTTAAAGACAACGATTTTAGCATTAAAAAAGGTCCTGTATTTGCAAATTTTGTCTTGGCAGATGAGATCAACCGTGCGCCAGCCAAAGTGCAGTCGGCATTGTTAGAGGTGATGCAAGAAAAGCAAGTCACCATAGGTGATGAAACCATGCAGATGCCGCGTCCTTTTTTGGTTATGGCAACGCAAAACCCCATAGACCAAGAGGGGACTTATCTACTCCCAGAGGCACAGACCGACCGTTTTATGCTCAAATGTACCATTGATTACCCTGATTTTGAGGAAGAAAGAAAGGTGATGCGGATGGTTTCCACTTCCGAAATTCCGAAGGTTAAGCCTGTGGTTTCCTTAGCGCAAGTAATGGAGGGCAAGGCACTGATCCATCAAATTTATCTTGATGAAAAAATAGAAAAATATATTTTGGATATGGTTTTTGCTACGCGTTATCCAGAGCGGTATGGGCTATCAGAACTGAAAAATTATATCAGCTTTGGGGCATCGCCGCGGGCTTCTATCAGTATGGCGATTGCCTCGCGGGCGTTGGCGTTTATTAAAGGTAGGGCATTTGTGATTCCTGAAGATGTTAAGGAAATTGCGCCAGATGTGCTCCGCCATAGAATAGGCTTAAGCTTTGAGGCAGAGGCAGAAAATGTAACTTCCGACCAGCTGATAGACCGCATTTTAGCGCGTGTGCAGGCGCCTTAA
- the ric gene encoding iron-sulfur cluster repair di-iron protein, producing MDLQNQLIGEIVAEDFRTAAVFKKHKIDFCCRGRRTIEAACKDKNISPQQIYHELENLPSTSGGEIDFKHFPLDLLVDYIEKMHHRYVEEKTPIIQAFLDKLCKVHGERHPELFEVKAQFDQSAKDLAAHLKKEELILFPFIKNLVKAKYIHQPVPTAQFGTVENPVDMMKEEHDVEGERFRTIAQLTHDYTPPADACNTYQVTYAMLQEFENDLHKHIHIENNILFPQAIALEKELRQSS from the coding sequence ATGGACTTACAAAATCAACTCATTGGAGAGATTGTAGCAGAGGATTTCAGAACTGCTGCGGTCTTCAAAAAACACAAAATAGACTTCTGCTGTCGTGGTAGACGCACCATAGAAGCCGCTTGCAAAGACAAAAATATCTCGCCACAGCAGATTTATCACGAGCTGGAAAACCTCCCCTCTACCTCGGGTGGAGAGATCGATTTTAAGCATTTTCCGCTGGATTTATTGGTGGATTATATTGAAAAAATGCACCACCGCTATGTGGAAGAAAAAACGCCCATCATCCAAGCTTTTTTGGATAAACTTTGTAAAGTGCACGGCGAACGCCACCCTGAACTTTTTGAAGTCAAAGCTCAATTTGACCAATCGGCAAAGGATCTGGCAGCCCATCTGAAAAAAGAAGAATTGATCCTCTTCCCTTTCATTAAAAATTTGGTAAAAGCCAAATATATACATCAACCCGTGCCTACTGCCCAATTTGGAACGGTAGAAAATCCTGTTGATATGATGAAAGAAGAACACGATGTGGAGGGCGAACGCTTCCGAACCATTGCCCAACTCACCCACGATTATACTCCGCCAGCAGATGCGTGCAACACCTACCAAGTTACTTATGCAATGTTGCAAGAGTTTGAAAATGACCTACATAAGCATATCCACATCGAGAATAATATTTTGTTCCCGCAAGCCATCGCATTGGAAAAAGAACTCCGTCAATCCAGTTAA
- the rlmB gene encoding 23S rRNA (guanosine(2251)-2'-O)-methyltransferase RlmB, whose protein sequence is MKPYSQKPRYEKKDKKEDFIFGLRPVIEALEAGKTIDKIFLQNGLQGPIYAELKVLIAKHQLRPNYVPIEKLNRFTRKNHQGVVAFISDIPFYQIETVLPEVFEAGRIPFLIILDRLTDVRNFGAIARTAECIGVDAIIIPEKGAAPINSDAIKTSAGALYNVKICKEKNLAHTVGFLQQSGVLVFSATEKAEKLIYDVDFKVPMALVMGNEEKGISKEVLHHSDEKIKLPILGKTQSLNVSVACGAILYEAVRQRLSEQH, encoded by the coding sequence ATGAAACCATATTCCCAAAAACCTCGCTACGAGAAAAAAGATAAAAAAGAAGACTTTATTTTTGGACTTCGTCCAGTGATAGAAGCCTTAGAGGCTGGAAAAACCATCGATAAAATTTTCCTTCAAAATGGCTTGCAAGGTCCTATCTATGCAGAATTAAAGGTGCTGATTGCTAAACATCAGCTTCGCCCTAATTATGTACCGATTGAAAAGCTCAACCGCTTTACCCGAAAAAATCACCAAGGTGTGGTGGCTTTTATCTCGGATATTCCGTTTTATCAGATAGAAACAGTGTTGCCAGAAGTCTTTGAGGCGGGCAGGATTCCGTTTTTAATCATTTTGGATAGACTGACCGATGTGCGGAATTTCGGTGCTATTGCGAGAACGGCGGAGTGCATTGGCGTTGATGCGATTATCATCCCTGAAAAAGGTGCGGCGCCTATCAATTCTGATGCTATTAAGACTTCGGCAGGGGCATTATATAATGTTAAAATCTGTAAGGAGAAAAATTTGGCACATACCGTAGGTTTTTTACAACAGTCTGGAGTTCTGGTATTTAGCGCTACAGAGAAAGCCGAAAAACTTATTTATGATGTTGATTTTAAAGTGCCAATGGCATTGGTGATGGGTAATGAGGAAAAAGGGATTTCTAAGGAAGTGCTTCATCATTCGGATGAGAAAATTAAGTTGCCTATTTTGGGAAAAACGCAATCGCTCAATGTTTCCGTGGCGTGTGGTGCTATCCTTTATGAAGCGGTTAGGCAGCGCTTGAGCGAACAGCATTAA
- a CDS encoding nitric-oxide reductase large subunit — protein sequence MTPRKLWQWLAAVIIGSFAVLIFFGIEIYRNVPPIPDKIISEDGTVLATGQDIKDGQNVWQSIGGQTVGSIWGHGAYIAPDWTADYLHREATLLLNALAKKDGKTYAQLPDDEQARYQALLKKEIRKNTFDEAKNEIVLSKERAMVQEELAQYYQKLFMNDASLNKLRDSYAIPKNTIKDPERMRKMNAFFAWSTWVCSTNRPNDEVTYTNNWPHEPLIGNTPPTSLHLWSGFSVLLLLVGVALLVFYHAKNKEEELNEKLPLEDPLRNMKPTPSMRATLKYVWVVALLILVQMLAGVITAHYGVEGSAFYGFPLDEYLPQSVSRSWHVQLAIFWIATSWLATGLYIAPAVSGHEPKYQVLGVNVLFGALLIVVLGSLAGQWFGVMQKLGLVDNFLWGHQGYEYVELGRIWQILLLVGLFLWLFLMVRALLPALKKKDGDRHLLILFTLSAVAIAMFYGAGLMYGRQTHMAIAEYWRWWVVHLWVEGFFEVFATVVAAFLFTRLGLLRLKSATTAVLFSTIVFLAGGILGTFHHLYFSATPTSVLALGATFSALEIVPLVLIGIEAYQNYQVSKSTRWIQAYKWPIYCFIAMCFWNFLGAGIFGFAINPPIALYYLQGLNTTAVHGHAALFGVYGILGIGLMLFVLRGLYPDRNWNDKLIGWAFWLTNIGLFVMVTVSILPIGIMQSAASIKEGYWYARSAEFMQTDIMNFLRWMRVPGDILLALGEVLLVAFIIGLKTGWSLKDKR from the coding sequence ATGACACCACGAAAACTTTGGCAATGGCTCGCCGCCGTGATTATCGGCTCCTTTGCCGTACTTATTTTCTTCGGAATAGAAATTTATAGAAATGTACCACCCATCCCAGACAAAATCATCTCTGAAGATGGCACTGTATTGGCGACTGGACAAGATATTAAAGACGGACAGAATGTTTGGCAATCCATTGGTGGTCAGACTGTTGGGAGTATTTGGGGACATGGTGCTTACATCGCTCCCGACTGGACGGCGGACTATCTCCACAGAGAAGCCACTTTGCTACTGAACGCTTTGGCGAAAAAAGATGGCAAGACCTATGCTCAACTCCCTGATGATGAGCAAGCCAGATACCAAGCTCTTCTGAAAAAAGAGATCAGAAAAAATACTTTTGATGAGGCTAAAAACGAAATTGTACTCAGCAAAGAACGAGCAATGGTACAGGAGGAATTGGCTCAATATTATCAAAAATTATTTATGAATGATGCCTCTCTGAACAAGCTTCGGGACAGCTATGCCATTCCTAAAAATACGATAAAAGACCCTGAGCGAATGCGGAAAATGAACGCTTTCTTTGCGTGGAGCACTTGGGTATGCAGCACCAATAGACCCAACGACGAGGTAACTTATACCAACAACTGGCCTCACGAACCGCTGATTGGCAACACACCACCGACTTCGTTGCACTTGTGGTCAGGATTTAGTGTGCTGTTGTTATTGGTCGGTGTGGCATTATTGGTTTTCTACCACGCCAAAAATAAAGAAGAAGAGCTGAACGAAAAATTACCGCTGGAAGATCCGCTTAGAAATATGAAACCAACGCCCTCTATGCGTGCCACCCTCAAATATGTGTGGGTCGTAGCATTACTGATTTTGGTGCAAATGTTGGCAGGCGTAATTACCGCTCACTATGGCGTGGAAGGTAGCGCGTTCTATGGCTTCCCGTTAGATGAATACTTGCCTCAATCGGTATCGAGAAGTTGGCATGTGCAGTTGGCTATTTTCTGGATTGCTACCTCTTGGCTCGCCACAGGACTGTATATCGCTCCTGCTGTTTCTGGACACGAACCTAAATATCAAGTTCTCGGTGTAAATGTGCTGTTTGGTGCTTTACTCATCGTAGTTTTGGGCTCCTTGGCAGGACAATGGTTTGGGGTGATGCAAAAATTAGGTTTGGTGGATAATTTCCTCTGGGGGCACCAAGGTTATGAATATGTGGAACTCGGTAGAATCTGGCAAATCTTACTCCTCGTGGGGCTTTTCTTATGGTTATTCCTAATGGTAAGAGCCTTGCTCCCAGCCCTTAAGAAAAAAGATGGCGATAGACATTTGTTGATTTTATTCACCCTTTCTGCAGTAGCCATCGCAATGTTTTATGGCGCTGGATTGATGTACGGCAGACAAACCCATATGGCTATCGCCGAATATTGGAGATGGTGGGTGGTACACCTTTGGGTAGAAGGCTTCTTTGAAGTATTTGCAACAGTCGTGGCAGCCTTTTTATTTACTCGATTGGGATTACTTCGCTTAAAATCAGCAACTACCGCCGTGCTTTTCTCCACAATAGTCTTCTTGGCAGGTGGTATTTTAGGAACTTTCCACCACTTGTATTTCAGTGCTACGCCTACTTCGGTATTGGCATTAGGTGCGACATTTAGTGCCTTGGAAATTGTTCCTTTGGTGCTCATCGGTATAGAGGCATATCAAAACTATCAAGTGAGCAAATCTACCCGATGGATACAAGCTTATAAATGGCCAATCTACTGTTTTATTGCGATGTGTTTTTGGAATTTCTTAGGTGCGGGTATCTTTGGGTTCGCCATCAATCCTCCTATTGCATTGTATTACCTCCAAGGGCTTAATACCACGGCGGTTCACGGTCACGCGGCTTTATTTGGGGTGTACGGAATTTTAGGTATCGGGCTGATGCTCTTTGTGTTGCGCGGGCTCTACCCTGACAGAAACTGGAACGATAAATTGATAGGCTGGGCTTTCTGGCTGACCAACATCGGTTTATTTGTGATGGTTACCGTGAGCATCTTACCTATCGGCATTATGCAATCTGCCGCCTCGATAAAAGAAGGCTATTGGTATGCCCGTTCGGCTGAGTTTATGCAAACCGATATTATGAATTTCTTACGCTGGATGCGTGTGCCTGGCGATATTTTATTGGCCTTAGGCGAAGTGCTTTTGGTAGCCTTCATCATCGGATTAAAAACCGGTTGGTCACTCAAAGACAAACGATAA